A single window of Bombyx mori chromosome 9, ASM3026992v2 DNA harbors:
- the CPR5 gene encoding cuticular protein RR-1 motif 5 precursor, with amino-acid sequence MKSCIVFALFVAAASAAAITTNSKDAVILQQTFDNIGVEGYGFGFETSDGKTAQESAVLKNVGTENEALEVRGQYSYVDLDGKVHETTYTADENGFHPSGADIPQLPQV; translated from the exons ATGAAATCC TGCATCGTTTTCGCTTTATTCGTGGCCGCTGCCTCGGCCGCCGCCATCACCACCAACAGCAAGGACGCTGTCATCCTTCAACAGACATTTGACAATATCGGCGTTGAGGGTTACGGCTTTgg CTTTGAAACTTCTGATGGCAAAACAGCCCAGGAATCTGCTGTATTGAAGAACGTCGGTACCGAAAATGAGGCTCTTGAGGTTCGCGGACAGTACTCGTACGTCGACCTCGATGGAAAGGTCCACGAGACGACGTACACCGCTGACGAAAATGGTTTCCATCCCTCCGGAGCAGACATTCCCCAGCTCCCTCAAGTCTAA